Proteins encoded in a region of the Nocardia asteroides genome:
- a CDS encoding MFS transporter, with protein MTRKEATVALGSLGACLISVFMQMIDVTIVNTALPVVTAQLRASRSAQLWVVAGYSLAFACALLTAARVGAIVGRRRMFLWSAAAFTAASVWCGLSDTATELVIARIVQGVTGAGMAAQTIAIITASFRREHHQYVFAVYGATAGFAGMLGPILGGGLITLNPFGLGWHAIFLMNLPLGVVAIALAAAYLRSGPATDRDPLDLRGVVVATAALFLLLFALSDSQQAGWRPPHGVYIAAAAVLSAGFVAHERATRRRGGRALVRLDLFSDRGFAVGSALVTIFFGLFTAFVFTVSILLQDVLRFSALRTGVAMTPFALGAGAGAVLSPILVGRWGIRALSAGIAVFGGCVVVGVGYLYVESGAVNLPLVAGPVFLAGFGVGVFGVPLQPLMLAELDDRAMGEASGLLPTIEQIGNSVGLAVLSALFFRAHTLSGSMIMLSAIAAAAFGLAALTLALPARARAITSPWNWSAAN; from the coding sequence ATGACCCGCAAAGAGGCGACGGTGGCGCTCGGATCGTTGGGGGCGTGCCTGATCTCGGTCTTCATGCAGATGATCGATGTGACGATCGTCAACACCGCGCTGCCCGTCGTCACCGCGCAGCTGCGGGCGTCGCGGTCCGCGCAGCTGTGGGTGGTGGCCGGCTACTCGCTCGCGTTCGCCTGCGCGCTGCTCACCGCGGCCCGCGTCGGCGCGATCGTCGGCCGGCGTCGGATGTTCCTGTGGTCGGCGGCGGCTTTCACCGCCGCCTCGGTCTGGTGTGGATTGTCCGACACCGCGACGGAACTGGTGATCGCCCGGATCGTCCAAGGCGTGACAGGGGCGGGAATGGCGGCACAGACCATCGCCATCATCACCGCGAGCTTTCGGCGCGAGCACCATCAGTACGTCTTCGCCGTGTACGGAGCGACAGCCGGTTTCGCCGGAATGCTCGGGCCGATCCTGGGCGGCGGGCTGATCACCCTGAATCCGTTCGGGCTCGGCTGGCACGCGATCTTCCTGATGAACCTACCGCTGGGCGTGGTGGCCATCGCGCTGGCCGCGGCGTACCTGCGGTCGGGCCCGGCGACGGATCGGGACCCGCTGGATCTGCGCGGGGTCGTGGTGGCCACCGCCGCGCTGTTCCTGCTGCTGTTCGCGCTGTCGGACAGCCAACAGGCGGGCTGGCGTCCGCCGCACGGGGTGTACATCGCGGCCGCGGCGGTGCTGAGCGCGGGCTTCGTGGCCCACGAACGTGCGACGCGCCGCCGTGGCGGCCGCGCGCTGGTGCGGCTGGACCTGTTCTCCGATCGGGGGTTCGCGGTCGGATCGGCGCTGGTGACTATCTTCTTCGGTCTGTTCACCGCGTTCGTGTTCACTGTCTCGATCCTGCTGCAGGACGTGCTGCGGTTCTCGGCGTTGCGGACCGGTGTCGCCATGACACCGTTCGCCCTCGGTGCGGGTGCGGGTGCGGTGCTGTCGCCGATATTGGTGGGACGCTGGGGGATTCGGGCGCTGTCCGCCGGTATCGCCGTCTTCGGCGGTTGCGTCGTGGTGGGGGTGGGATACCTGTACGTGGAATCGGGCGCGGTGAACCTGCCGCTGGTGGCCGGGCCGGTGTTCCTCGCGGGCTTCGGGGTCGGCGTGTTCGGGGTTCCGCTGCAGCCGCTGATGCTGGCGGAGCTGGACGATCGAGCCATGGGCGAGGCGTCGGGCTTGCTGCCCACCATCGAACAGATCGGCAATTCGGTCGGACTGGCGGTGCTCAGCGCGCTGTTCTTCCGCGCGCACACGCTGTCGGGCAGCATGATCATGCTCTCGGCCATCGCCGCCGCGGCCTTCGGCCTGGCCGCACTCACGCTCGCTCTGCCGGCCCGCGCGCGGGCGATCACGAGTCCGTGGAATTGGTCGGCCGCGAATTGA
- a CDS encoding MMPL family transporter has protein sequence MFAEFTRWTDTLVRRPFTVIGVVVAGLLALGVYGLGLGDHLSVSGWDDPTSESARAARLRDEAFGHDHIADVILLFHAPAGRTIDDPAFAATIVGHLNSLPQRFPGQITKINGTYWPTDTGLDLPDIFGSEDRDYAFASIAIRGDDDTEVMRNYRTVADRFRIPGIEMEVAGGQPVAAALNDTMAHDQRRMELFAVPAVAVLLFFLFGGVVAAALPLIVGGLTVLGAWGIIRALTTVMEVNSFVSPVVSMIGLGLAIDYGLFIVSRFREELADGREVPEAVRRAVATAGRTVVFSATIVVVAAGAILLFPQGFLRSFACGAMVTVSLAALISITLLPAMLAVLGRRVDRLGFNRFHARRASDREPDNPWGRVAGWVMRRPLAVAIPVVAVLVVLIAPVRDVAFGGISERFLPPQHPARTAQQDFDQIFPLRQINPVDLVLITHNTADIDAVVAQAGRAPGLIAPFPRAVQGPAHPNVFTTSTVMRDAHDANATIDYLRSMPMPKGTTVLVGGQPAIQRDSVEALLSRMPLMIVLVFLVTTVLMVLAFGSLVLPLKAAVLNLLGLGSTLGILTWIFVEGHGAGPLEFTPQPIMALVLVLIVAVIYGLSTDYEIFLLARIVEARAAGATTTEAVRVGIARTGWIITAAALILLVVTGAFAWSDLVMMQYIAFGMVAALFIDATVLRMLLVPASMRLLGDASWWAPSWLRRDGRRRTAAAPEEPPAEAVQVFERP, from the coding sequence TTGTTCGCCGAGTTCACGCGCTGGACCGATACGCTCGTCCGGCGGCCATTCACCGTCATCGGGGTCGTCGTCGCCGGACTGCTCGCGCTCGGCGTATACGGCCTCGGGCTGGGCGATCACCTCAGCGTCAGCGGGTGGGACGATCCGACTTCGGAATCGGCGCGCGCGGCTCGGCTCCGAGACGAAGCGTTCGGCCACGATCACATCGCCGATGTGATCTTGTTGTTTCACGCGCCCGCGGGCAGGACGATCGATGATCCGGCCTTCGCCGCCACGATCGTCGGCCACTTGAACAGCCTGCCGCAACGTTTTCCGGGCCAGATCACCAAGATCAACGGCACCTACTGGCCGACCGACACGGGGCTCGATCTACCGGATATCTTCGGCTCCGAGGACCGCGACTACGCCTTCGCCTCCATCGCCATTCGCGGCGACGACGACACGGAGGTGATGCGCAACTACCGAACGGTCGCCGACCGGTTCCGCATACCGGGAATCGAGATGGAGGTCGCGGGCGGGCAGCCGGTAGCGGCCGCACTCAACGACACCATGGCCCACGACCAGCGACGTATGGAGCTGTTCGCCGTTCCCGCCGTGGCGGTGCTGTTGTTCTTCTTGTTCGGCGGCGTTGTGGCGGCCGCGCTCCCGCTCATCGTCGGCGGGCTGACCGTGCTGGGTGCGTGGGGGATCATTCGCGCCCTGACCACCGTCATGGAAGTGAACTCCTTCGTCTCGCCGGTGGTCTCGATGATCGGCCTCGGCTTGGCCATCGACTACGGTCTGTTCATCGTGAGCCGGTTCCGCGAGGAGCTGGCCGACGGCCGCGAGGTGCCCGAGGCGGTACGGCGCGCGGTCGCGACCGCCGGACGGACCGTCGTGTTCTCCGCGACCATCGTGGTCGTAGCCGCGGGCGCCATTCTGCTGTTCCCACAGGGATTTTTGCGCTCGTTCGCCTGCGGCGCGATGGTGACGGTCTCGCTGGCGGCGCTGATCTCGATCACGCTGCTACCCGCCATGCTGGCCGTGCTCGGCCGGCGCGTGGACCGGCTGGGTTTCAACCGCTTCCACGCCCGTCGGGCGAGCGACCGCGAGCCGGACAATCCGTGGGGCCGCGTCGCCGGGTGGGTCATGCGAAGGCCGCTGGCTGTTGCGATTCCGGTGGTGGCCGTCCTGGTGGTGCTGATCGCCCCGGTGCGCGACGTGGCCTTCGGCGGGATCTCCGAGCGCTTCCTGCCCCCGCAGCATCCGGCGCGCACGGCGCAGCAGGACTTCGATCAAATCTTCCCCCTGCGTCAGATCAATCCCGTCGACCTGGTGCTGATCACTCACAACACCGCCGATATCGACGCGGTGGTCGCGCAGGCCGGCCGGGCCCCCGGACTCATCGCGCCGTTTCCGCGTGCGGTGCAGGGACCGGCGCATCCGAATGTCTTCACCACCTCGACCGTGATGCGTGATGCGCACGACGCGAACGCGACCATCGACTATCTGCGCTCCATGCCCATGCCGAAGGGCACGACCGTGCTGGTCGGCGGGCAGCCCGCCATTCAGCGCGACAGCGTCGAGGCGCTGCTGAGCCGGATGCCGCTGATGATCGTGCTCGTCTTTCTCGTCACCACCGTGCTGATGGTGCTGGCCTTCGGCTCACTGGTGCTGCCGCTCAAGGCCGCGGTGCTGAATCTGCTCGGGCTCGGTTCCACGCTCGGCATCCTCACCTGGATCTTCGTCGAAGGCCACGGCGCGGGGCCGCTGGAGTTCACCCCGCAGCCGATCATGGCGTTGGTGCTGGTACTGATCGTCGCCGTGATCTACGGCTTGTCGACCGATTACGAGATATTCCTGCTCGCCCGCATCGTGGAGGCGCGGGCGGCGGGCGCGACGACCACCGAGGCGGTCCGCGTCGGCATCGCCCGCACGGGCTGGATCATCACCGCCGCAGCCCTGATCCTGTTGGTGGTGACCGGAGCCTTCGCGTGGTCGGATCTGGTCATGATGCAGTACATCGCCTTCGGCATGGTCGCGGCGCTGTTCATCGACGCGACGGTCCTGCGCATGCTGCTGGTCCCCGCGAGCATGCGCCTACTCGGCGACGCCAGTTGGTGGGCCCCGTCCTGGCTACGGCGTGACGGGCGTCGCCGCACCGCCGCCGCACCCGAGGAGCCCCCCGCCGAGGCGGTCCAGGTCTTCGAACGTCCTTAG